Below is a window of Apis mellifera strain DH4 linkage group LG15, Amel_HAv3.1, whole genome shotgun sequence DNA.
tattttcatatttttacattagttaaataattatagaatagtgGCAGAAGGACGTAGCGTAATACCGGAAGTGGAGGTGAATTTTCTGGCGCCAGTTACACGTATGGATAAGTTGGCTTGCGTTGGTTTGAACTATATTGGTCATTGTAAAGAACAAGGTGTATCACCTCCGGAAAGCCCtgtaatttttagtaaattcgCAAGTAATATCATCGGACCGCGTGATAATATTATGCTTCCACCAATTTCAGATGTAAGTATAAGAATAGTAGCGAGGAAATGTTGATTACCATCTTCAATTGCAAAGACCGTCTCTATATTTAAtcgagataattatataacgatgcttaaatagatttttcaacTAATTATAGAACAATAcacaagaaaagagaaagaatcagTGTATCAATTGAGTAAACAGAGATTcgaattttgtatttgtaagataattatctatttataggTTTAATTAGGAAAGTACACATATTTGATTAGATATTaatctgaaatataaattaaaattagaaagtattaacgaggaaaattatttgcataaatttcaaataggaaaattgattaataacatgcttggtaatatataattatgtaattagtaaatgattaaaaagcaAACTGTATTAAAGCAAAGATACATCGATTCTTATTcgtatatgttataattaattcaatattactgtttaaaattaaatatgatactattcgaaaatttatcaattattatttttatgattattttgataGAAAGTTGATTGGGAAGCAGAACTCGCGATAGTAATCGGGAAAAAGTGTAAAGCATTGAATAACAATGAAGGAGAGGATTATATTTTTGGTTATACAATAGCGCAAGACATTACGGCTCGAGATTGGcaaaaatcgaagagaaatgGCGGTCAATTTCTATTGGGTAAAGCCATGGATACATTCTGTCCATTGGGACCAGCTGTTGTTACTAAGGAAGCTATTTCCGATATCAACAATCTTACCGTAAAAACATGGGTAAATGGTAATATTAAACAAGATGGTAATACCAGCGAACTAATATTTAAGCCTCATGAAATCGTCGCTTATATTTCACAGTATGTATTATTCAAAACTTTTATACTTTTCCATTATGCAGATAAActtaatttatcaatcaaaattgCTTAACTCCATTGTTCTATTGATTAATTCCTGTTCAAGAAATCTATTGCAGTGATTATGCAATTATACGTTT
It encodes the following:
- the LOC410635 gene encoding fumarylacetoacetate hydrolase domain-containing protein 2A isoform X1, with the protein product MPYRGKLRLLSRACFTFRNSCAEKSNTHFATSIPGRNFSTNRAVNMRFVQFTGKNGGPQHLGVQLVQGGDIIAVSAVDSRIPNTLKKFLEGGDDLLKKAKREDEVNVLTIIERIVAEGRSVIPEVEVNFLAPVTRMDKLACVGLNYIGHCKEQGVSPPESPVIFSKFASNIIGPRDNIMLPPISDKVDWEAELAIVIGKKCKALNNNEGEDYIFGYTIAQDITARDWQKSKRNGGQFLLGKAMDTFCPLGPAVVTKEAISDINNLTVKTWVNGNIKQDGNTSELIFKPHEIVAYISQFMTLLPGDVILTGTPSGVGFTRKPPEYLQRGDVLETEIQGLGRLRNKVL
- the LOC410635 gene encoding fumarylacetoacetate hydrolase domain-containing protein 2A isoform X2 yields the protein MPYRGKLRLLSRACFTFRNSCAEKSNTHFATSIPGRNFSTNRAVNMRFVQFTGKNGGPQHLGVQLVQGGDIIAVSAVDSRIPNTLKKFLEGGDDLLKKAKRIVAEGRSVIPEVEVNFLAPVTRMDKLACVGLNYIGHCKEQGVSPPESPVIFSKFASNIIGPRDNIMLPPISDKVDWEAELAIVIGKKCKALNNNEGEDYIFGYTIAQDITARDWQKSKRNGGQFLLGKAMDTFCPLGPAVVTKEAISDINNLTVKTWVNGNIKQDGNTSELIFKPHEIVAYISQFMTLLPGDVILTGTPSGVGFTRKPPEYLQRGDVLETEIQGLGRLRNKVL